The following is a genomic window from Rutidosis leptorrhynchoides isolate AG116_Rl617_1_P2 chromosome 8, CSIRO_AGI_Rlap_v1, whole genome shotgun sequence.
AACCCTACCACTGATTTCGATTTTGCTCTTGACATCTTAAACCCTACATTCCCTTCACTCGATTTCGATGACTTTCACACAATCACCGATCTAATTCAAATCGACCGTGCGACGCCGTTCGGTTCCATCTCAGCTCGTAAGCTCATCACCAGACCACGCAGATCTCCAACCGTTGAATCGTTATACCTTCAGTCATTATCCGATCGAGTTTCTGCACTCGAGCTAGGGTTTGGTTTGGTGAAAGAAGAGAAGGTCAAATCGTCAGATCGGAAGTACACGTGGACGGCTGAGATTAACAGTACTGAGAAAAACGGTTTAGATCGGAAGTATAAGCTGACGACGGAGATTAAAGGagggaagaagaaggagaagagtaGTAAATGGACGGCTGAGATCAAAAGGAAAGGAGATAGTGATGTACGGAAGTATACTTTCACTGCATCAACTGCAAATGCAGCCATTGATGATAATGATGAATCAGAGAAGAAAAACAAAGAGAAGAACAAGAAGAAGGATAAGAAGAAAGAGAAATCGCCTCGAATCGTTGAAATCCAAGGCTCACCAGATCATGGATCTCTGTTACTGAAACAGGTTTATCtcatttcattaattaattaatgtatACATCAGTATACGTATGTGTATCTGTATTACAGTAGTAAATTTGTGTACAAATTTGTGTAAAGATAATGATTTGCTGATTAACTTAGTTTAAATGTGATGATAATAGGCATTTGCTAGGTCATTAGAGAGGAACAAAGGGAAGAAAAAGGAGTTGTCACCTCAGGATGCAGCTATGATGATACAGATGACATTTAGAGCGTATTTGATTAAGAGGTCTAAGGCTCTTCGTGCTCTGCGCGAGTTGGCTGTTGCTAAAGGGAAGCTTAAGGAGCTTAGGACTTTGTTTAATAACTTCTCTTATCGTCGTCGGATTACTCGTGATGCAGAGGAGAAACAGAGGTTCTCTGAGAAGGTCATTGTGTTGCTTCTCACTGTTGATGCAATTGAGgtaaataaaaattatatcttTGGCCATTATATGAATATAATCGAAATGGATGTATGGTTTTCAATTTAGTTGTAAATTCGTATCGCTAAGCGAACATTTGGAAGGTTTATTGATCATATTTCTACATAAAGTTTGTCAAATGGTATATTTTCATTAAAAGGCGAGTGTTATGTGACATTCGATAGCTCTGTCAGTGTCTTAGATTCATGTTTTTGTAGCTTATGTTCATTTGCCACAATCGACACTAGTTTATGGCTGTGATTTTTTTTTCAAAGTAAAGAATAGATTATCAATTTGTGTCAAagattttgactttttaaaactttatagttAATGTGAACATTGATTGCTCATATTAGCATTAGTTCCCTGAGAATGAAATACACCTTTGTCACAAGTATGAGTCTTTCAGCTTTTATTTTCACCAAATTAAGTGAGCTAATGGCTCAAATCAAAAGCAACATGTAAGATCTAACTTTAGTTACATGATAACATATTCCTTTAATCAAATGATTGATGTTTGAAATGTGGCATTCATTAAATATGGTTCATAGCACCTTTCTGTCTGAAACTTAAACCTTGTATAGTTGTATATGTTTAGCATTTGAGATTTAGATGATAATAAGTAGTGGTTGCTGTATGCCAAATCCAGGGTGCTGATATCATGGTGAGGGCTGCAAAAAGGTCGATGGTGGATGAGCTGGAAGCAATGCTGGACGTAGTGGACCCACAGCCAGGAGGTGATCGCTCCCTATCTTTGAAGAGGAGGACATTCGACATGCCAGATAGTGTCATTCAAAAGGAACTAGCAGAAGGTGTGGCTCAGGTTGTACGCATGCTCGGTGAGGAGGACCTTGATGGCTCCGAAACCTAAGAAATTCGCTTGCAAGTCTACTCGTGATAACATGACTATGAAGCCCATGTTTAACTTCAATTGGCTTCGAGGTGTAGTATCATATTTATGTAGCTTTCAAGGGACTTAGTTTGATCTATGTGTGTTGTATGTTTGTTTGTACTATGTAAGAGTTTCGACAATATTGAGTCTTGTACCGAGTAGTCGGTGCTTGCTACTCCTAATTAATTCGCATGCTGttttagggtgcgtttgataaaaactgaatgatttagcgctgaatggttcataTCCTGAATGGTTCAAAGACTCTGAATGAACTAACTTCTGAACGAGAAAATGGTGTTTGATAAGTATTCTGAATAAACGGTCTGAATGATCAAAATTACTATTTTAACCTTCTATGTATTATAATATTATTTGAGAAAAACATTTAAATTAATTCTATCAATTTATAACTATAATAACTACAGTTTACATATTTAATAACATGAAAATTACTGTAAAAAAATACTCATCGTAAGTcctaaatttatttatatttttttagaaACAACAATACTTTAATTACAAACTTTAACAATGTTAATAGTGCTGCGTACTATATAGtcattttttattttataactacaCACATTAGTACATTACCCACTCTTGAGTTACATCTGCACCAAAAATTTGTTCTTATCCTCTTCTATCTACTTTTACAGTCACCGTCCCAATTCCTCTCTTATTTGCTTTTCATCCTAATACCAACACAATGAATTACAGAGTACAATAGTTTAcacaaattaaattgaattaatgttATCTGTATCCATATGTGTACTCTGATCTTTTTAAAAACTCAGATCATTATAAATCAAATCGATATCGTCGTCATCATCAACCGAAAGCATAGGTATTGTAAGATTGCTTTTACAACATGTGTTTGGCGTTGATTGTGTCTGAAAATTACAAAATCAATTTTGTTAACTAGAGGTTCAAATgaaagaagaaggaaaaaaagccCTAATTCAAGGGGATGAAGATGGGTGTGCTGTTGGGGGTTGTTAAAAGGTTTAGAAGAAAGATTGAGAAAAGAAATATGGTGAAGTGAGAAGATAAATAAAAAGAAATGGGAGGGCAGATGTGGAATCCTCACGCTGAACCAAATGGTATATCATTCAGATGGGGTGGGGGTGCTGACCGATTCAGAGGACTTGGTTCCATTCAGAGGTGATGTTTATTGCAAAACAAACACTCTGAACACTTAAGGATTCAGTGTTCAGCACTGAACTGCACCATTCAGCAGCAAACAAACAGACCCTTAGTGTTTTGAACACCATCTGCCTTTTTGCTTCCTTCTTTTTCTTCCTAAAATAACGAATACTATTAAAATGAGAATACTATTAAAATGAGAGATACATTCATCGAACAATAAAGGATCCCAAAACCGATTACAACAATACCAACCATTCTAAGACTGAAAATGAGTAAGAAAACTAGAAGACCCTAATGGAAAACAAACTTAAATCGAGCCTCAACCCATGCCAAGATAAAACTAAGCAAACGAATACTAATTTGCTTCCGTTTCAACAAAAAGGAAACGATTTATTGTTGTCGTTTTGTCTTTTTGGTTTTGACCCCCCAAGTTAAAGTTAGATTTTTGTTTTTTAatatgtttttgtctgaagatctggaCCATGCATGTTAAGAAAATGTGATCTAAAGGTCTGCATGTTATGTTTAATAATGAAAAATGTTTTTATGTCTGCAGaataacttatatttttacaagtatGTGAGTTTGTTGAcggaataagacattattttatcatatgtttttataaaaacaaacaGTACACAGTAAAAACGTTTTCAGAATgtaaaacaaacaacaccttatagtttttttttttttttttaattattttttattttttgttgttgAAAAAACGAAACTATATAAAAAGTTAGGAACTTTTGTTTCGGAAGTTTAAAAACTGGCATATAAAAACTCAGAAATTTTGAGGCCCACTTTTATAAGACTACAAACAACTTAAAAACCAGATTCTGAATGAAAATGCATTTGGCCTCACCAAAATGATTGTCTTTTGGTTACCATAGAATGGTTCATAATCTCATTATGATTAGCCGGATATTTTGCTTTCCAGTGTTAAGTTTAAACTACAAGAGTATGAATAACAAATGAATTGAACTCTGAAAAATTGTGTGTAGACGTTAAGATACCAACATCACTTCTCATTTGTCATTACAAATTTAACatatatgagttagcataatataatctCAGATATTTTTGTTGGACAGTTCCATGCACATTTCTAATTAACGGAAAAACTAATTAATCTATACGTATCTTTTTAAGGGTCTATGGATGGATACATAATACCAATGCATCAAAAATACTACATTTCCACGTTAATACGTACAAGCAAGTGTACGTATTACAAAAAGCTCATTTGTTATGAATTGGTGTTTTCCGGTGTGGTGGTTGATAGTCCATCAGTACAACatcatcatttttgagattctcgaCTTCTCCTTTTCCTGTGTATGAGGATACAGGTGGTCTTTCATGATCCTACAAATacatcaccaaaaaaaaaaaaaaaaaaaaaaaaatatatatatatatatatataggtaggatcaagagggaagtaaccaatcgggggaagcaaattttttttttttcgttttttgaaaaaactttgttcacgaacattatagattggatgaaaataagaacatttagaaaagacacttcgtgatgaatgttattattttagcgggaaaacgctcgaagaagaaatatataacaattatagtgtttttcgagcgtatgttgaggttttagatatcagggtttagaaattagggtttagatattagggtttatagggtttagatattagggtttagaaatttagggtttagggtttagatttagggtttagatttaggatttagattgagtttttaacacgaacggtttagagtttatggtttagggtttagggtttggtgttttgggtttatggaataaacccaaaacaccaaaccctaaaccctaaactctaaatcgggctaaattttacttcacaaaacatgaaaaaaaaacgttaacattcttcacgaacaatattatcttgaatgttatttttgtcgatcgttttcccgccaaaataataacattcatcacgaagtgtcttttctaaatgttcttattttcattcaatctataatgttcgtgaacaaagttttttcaaaaaacgaaattttttttttttttgcttccccccgcttcccccgattggttacttccccattgatcatgcccctatatatatatatatatatatatatatatatatatatatatatatatatatatatatatatatatgttatttgaaTATTTGAAGTAGAAAAGTTTGGTCAATGGTCAAAGGTCAAGGTCAATAATCTTCATAGTTAATGgaagtattattaataatcttatagaCCAACATAGAAAACAGGAGCCGTGTTTTCGTTCCCTCCAATTACCAAGTATACTCACAACATCCAACCAACACAACATTTATAAACAGTAATAAAAGTGTCAAACATAACATTAAACTGTGATAAAACGTTTgttagtgatttttttttttttgttcccaTTCTTGTAACAAGTAATATAAGATGCAGTTCATCGTGCTGCTGCTGTATGGAAGCTTAAAGTGGTGCAGGATCAATTTGTTATTTGCTAGTTCCTGTATTTTGTATTGCTTTTGGATTGGTTTGTATGTAATTGTGTTGCGCTGTTTTGTTTGTGGGTTTAgcatttagggttttgggtttagtccctaaacccaaaacccgtaAACTCTAAACCctgaactctaaaccgttcgtgttaaaaactcaatctaaaccctaatttctaaaccctaatttctaaacctcaATTTCTAAACCCCAATTCTAAACCCTTCTACTAAACCCTTTGGTTCTATGGGTTCTCTCCCTACCTAAGTTTTCCATAgatcctttcaatatatatatatatatatatatatatatatatatatcttaagaaataaaaatttaattattaattaattaccttGACatgattcacatatatatatatatatatatatatatatatatatatatatatatatatatatatatatatatatatatatcaatatatcttaagaaataaaaatttaattattaattaattaccttGACATGATTCCGCTTCACCAAAGCCACACGATGAGAGGAAGAAGATTCAACAATTTTCTTTCCTGCACATTGATCATTACTGTTAAATACAAATAACTATTAACTATATACTATATATAATGCACAAGTATATACCATCCACACATTCTAACATAATTGTCTACTGTAAAAATCACACAGTTTAAGGAAAATACAATCATTATATTGTAATTTGTAATACACTAAGATTTAGTTTAAA
Proteins encoded in this region:
- the LOC139862556 gene encoding uncharacterized protein encodes the protein MNRFTKFDFIDYLLTAESFPKPLLNPTTDFDFALDILNPTFPSLDFDDFHTITDLIQIDRATPFGSISARKLITRPRRSPTVESLYLQSLSDRVSALELGFGLVKEEKVKSSDRKYTWTAEINSTEKNGLDRKYKLTTEIKGGKKKEKSSKWTAEIKRKGDSDVRKYTFTASTANAAIDDNDESEKKNKEKNKKKDKKKEKSPRIVEIQGSPDHGSLLLKQAFARSLERNKGKKKELSPQDAAMMIQMTFRAYLIKRSKALRALRELAVAKGKLKELRTLFNNFSYRRRITRDAEEKQRFSEKVIVLLLTVDAIEGADIMVRAAKRSMVDELEAMLDVVDPQPGGDRSLSLKRRTFDMPDSVIQKELAEGVAQVVRMLGEEDLDGSET